The Verrucomicrobiia bacterium genome includes a window with the following:
- a CDS encoding GrpB family protein translates to METKNSSNPSRRYEIVPYNPVWRDMFAAEAAKLKEILGSTATAVEHVGSTSIPGMSGKPLIDILIITNDITAIDSKTPALEIAGYISYGDILQSGGRLFAREKGHEKVANIHCYEPGNFRIKELRAVRDYLIAHPKEALGYASIKKQLKEQYPEDYASYRRLKDEYMDTLHVQAYAWYDSQA, encoded by the coding sequence ATGGAAACTAAAAACTCATCCAACCCCTCACGGCGCTACGAGATTGTCCCATACAATCCAGTCTGGCGAGATATGTTCGCCGCAGAAGCCGCCAAACTCAAAGAGATACTGGGCTCCACTGCCACAGCAGTAGAACACGTTGGCAGCACGTCAATCCCAGGCATGTCCGGCAAACCCCTTATCGATATCCTCATAATTACAAACGATATCACTGCTATTGATTCCAAAACCCCTGCCCTAGAAATAGCTGGTTACATCTCCTACGGCGATATCCTCCAATCGGGAGGGCGACTCTTTGCACGTGAGAAGGGACACGAAAAAGTAGCCAACATTCACTGCTATGAACCAGGGAACTTCCGAATTAAAGAGCTACGAGCAGTGCGTGACTATCTCATTGCTCACCCTAAAGAAGCATTAGGCTACGCCAGCATTAAGAAGCAACTCAAGGAACAATATCCTGAGGATTATGCCTCGTACCGTCGACTCAAAGATGAGTACATGGATACCTTACATGTCCAAGCCTATGCCTGGTACGACTCTCAGGCTTGA